Part of the Bacillus cabrialesii genome is shown below.
AAGGTCTGCTTCGGATATTTGACTTTCTCCACTTTGATTCCTCGGTTTCGCAAGCGGCTGATCATTTCGTCCAATTCTCTCATTTAGATTCACCCTTTCGCTTGAG
Proteins encoded:
- the spxO gene encoding anti-adapter protein SpxO, translating into MRELDEMISRLRNRGIKVEKVKYPKQTLSEKKWVHQCKQPLKTNYRDFNGYSFT